One bacterium DNA window includes the following coding sequences:
- a CDS encoding acyltransferase family protein: MERPSSPLPSGERRRYDLDALRGFAMLLGICLHASLAFFPAPWWVQDRRSAFDGLFDEFLWAVHGFRMPVFFLMSGFFTALLWQRRGLGALLNHRLRRVALPLLLGLLTIVPLTTFVGDWAAGSAPAALVEDDDIWGKVFAGDVSGVEQLLDRGFDVDLRGEPGGWTLLHAAAFGGDTEMLDLLLSRGAEPAPVATASEGETPLGVAFHFGHAEAADLLVSYGGGDPLPDGMEWSEIPGWEAGAAEQDDGNGSADGLDLSSIQRFYHLWFLWFLLWLVAGFAIIAWALDRRDRQSARQENWPRWVMWSMIPLTIVPQLSMGGGGAYPVFGPDTSDGFVPLPHVLAYYATFFTFGALMYRRRGRRGRLLVDTIGGRWWLYLPISFLVAFPAGLVFTFGEVALHFAWEGQAAGVNAGLFVTFGEVAFSWLVASVLQVAYAWGVCFGLIGLFRALLPRERRGVRYLSDSSYWLYLAHLPVVVVAQAVVRDWDLPAEVKFLMISALVTAVLLLSYQFLVRYTPIGTMLNGKKVRPSARIEPAVDP; encoded by the coding sequence GTGGAACGTCCTTCGTCGCCATTGCCTTCCGGGGAGCGTCGCCGGTACGACCTCGACGCGCTGCGGGGTTTCGCCATGCTGCTGGGCATCTGCCTCCACGCTTCGCTGGCCTTCTTCCCCGCGCCGTGGTGGGTCCAGGACCGCAGGTCGGCGTTCGACGGGCTGTTCGACGAGTTCCTGTGGGCCGTCCATGGGTTCCGGATGCCCGTGTTCTTCCTGATGAGCGGGTTCTTCACCGCCCTGCTGTGGCAGCGCCGGGGGCTCGGCGCCCTCCTGAACCACCGGCTTCGTCGGGTGGCGCTCCCGCTCTTGCTCGGCCTGTTGACGATCGTCCCGCTGACCACGTTCGTCGGTGACTGGGCGGCCGGGTCCGCACCCGCGGCGCTGGTGGAGGACGATGACATCTGGGGCAAGGTCTTCGCCGGTGATGTTTCCGGGGTGGAGCAACTGCTGGACAGAGGCTTCGATGTCGACCTCCGGGGGGAGCCGGGTGGGTGGACACTTCTCCACGCCGCTGCCTTCGGTGGCGATACCGAGATGCTGGACCTGCTCCTGTCTCGCGGAGCGGAGCCAGCGCCCGTCGCCACCGCCTCGGAGGGGGAGACACCCCTCGGGGTTGCCTTCCACTTCGGCCACGCGGAGGCGGCCGACCTGCTGGTTTCCTACGGAGGCGGGGATCCGCTGCCCGATGGGATGGAGTGGTCGGAGATCCCGGGTTGGGAAGCAGGCGCTGCCGAGCAGGACGACGGCAACGGCTCGGCCGACGGGCTGGACCTATCCTCCATCCAACGTTTCTATCACCTGTGGTTCCTCTGGTTCCTCCTCTGGCTGGTGGCAGGGTTTGCGATCATCGCCTGGGCGCTGGACCGCCGGGACCGCCAAAGCGCTCGGCAAGAAAACTGGCCCCGGTGGGTCATGTGGTCGATGATCCCCCTCACTATTGTGCCGCAGCTGTCCATGGGCGGGGGTGGCGCCTATCCCGTCTTCGGGCCCGACACCTCGGACGGCTTCGTTCCGCTTCCCCACGTCCTGGCCTACTACGCCACCTTCTTCACCTTCGGGGCGCTGATGTACCGGCGCCGGGGACGTAGGGGCAGGTTGCTGGTCGACACGATCGGGGGACGATGGTGGCTTTATCTGCCGATCTCGTTCCTGGTCGCGTTCCCTGCCGGACTGGTTTTCACCTTCGGCGAGGTGGCACTCCACTTCGCGTGGGAAGGCCAGGCAGCGGGCGTGAACGCCGGACTGTTTGTCACCTTCGGCGAGGTGGCGTTCTCCTGGCTGGTGGCGTCGGTGCTGCAGGTTGCCTACGCGTGGGGGGTGTGCTTCGGCCTGATCGGGCTATTTCGAGCGTTGCTGCCAAGGGAACGCCGGGGAGTCCGTTACCTCTCCGACTCCTCGTACTGGCTGTACCTCGCCCACCTTCCGGTGGTGGTGGTCGCCCAAGCGGTCGTACGCGACTGGGACCTTCCGGCAGAGGTCAAGTTCCTGATGATCTCGGCGCTGGTTACAGCGGTCCTTCTGTTGAGCTATCAGTTCCTGGTCAGATACACCCCGATCGGAACGATGTTGAACGGCAAGAAGGTCCGCCCTTCCGCCCGCATCGAGCCGGCGGTGGACCCGTAG
- a CDS encoding aldo/keto reductase, with amino-acid sequence MEIRAFGSTGLEVPVVGLGTWSTFDLPASRQATASDVVAETFGGGTRLFDTSPMYGRSEAVLSRALADYRSESIVATKIWTPSQTEGRRQFARQVELFGRIDLEQVHNLVAWRAHLSFLEEERDRGRIGLIGATHLDQGAFDELEVVMNTGRIDAIQIPYNPWERVVEQRVLPLAEELGLGVIVMRPFAEGALLHPPDPSEIERLGVRSWSEALLKWVLSDSRVHVVIPATTKRDHARLNTIAGSPPYLDGDQRAVVERLAGDEGIV; translated from the coding sequence ATGGAGATACGAGCCTTCGGTTCCACCGGCCTGGAGGTCCCCGTCGTAGGTCTGGGTACATGGTCAACCTTCGATCTTCCGGCCTCTCGCCAGGCCACTGCCTCCGACGTCGTGGCGGAGACCTTCGGCGGAGGAACCCGCCTCTTCGACACCTCTCCGATGTACGGGCGCTCGGAAGCGGTCCTGTCGAGAGCGCTGGCCGACTACCGGAGCGAGAGCATCGTCGCCACCAAGATATGGACACCATCCCAGACCGAGGGACGCCGGCAGTTCGCTCGCCAGGTCGAACTGTTCGGGCGGATCGACTTGGAGCAGGTGCACAACCTCGTCGCGTGGAGAGCCCACCTCTCGTTTCTCGAGGAGGAACGAGACCGGGGTCGGATCGGGCTGATAGGAGCGACCCATCTGGATCAGGGAGCATTCGATGAACTCGAGGTGGTCATGAATACCGGCCGCATCGACGCTATCCAGATCCCATACAATCCATGGGAGCGGGTTGTTGAACAGAGAGTCCTCCCGCTCGCAGAAGAACTCGGCCTCGGCGTCATCGTCATGCGGCCCTTCGCGGAAGGGGCGCTTCTCCACCCACCCGATCCATCCGAGATCGAACGGCTGGGAGTCCGTTCCTGGTCGGAGGCGCTACTCAAATGGGTGCTGTCCGACAGCCGCGTCCATGTAGTCATACCCGCCACAACCAAGCGAGACCACGCCCGCCTCAACACAATTGCGGGGAGCCCTCCGTACCTGGATGGCGACCAGCGAGCCGTTGTCGAGCGCCTGGCGGGCGATGAGGGGATCGTCTGA
- a CDS encoding Ldh family oxidoreductase yields the protein MTEVRRLPPSVLHRWANEVLRSAGASLPAAEATATALVDANLRGLDTHGLVLLRLYLPRLRSGAIDGQAKPEIIENLPGALVVNARNALGPYAATIATDLCCEKAESSGAAVVLVRRSNHFGAASVYSEQAVRRGCAAIVFSNSDPGLAPRGALGPILGTNPLAIAVPAGPEDVAPSLDIATSVVALGRVRAAGRAGNRLPLGWAIGPDGEPTDDPERALAGSLLPFAEHKGFGLAFMIDTLAGCLAGARTSPSISADPSGREPQHLGQFILAISVGAVASTAGFVSRVEELTDTVHTAARAENVSPFLVPGEREARVASRRRMEIPIASGDLALLEALGREFNVAFPGC from the coding sequence ATGACTGAGGTTCGACGGCTTCCACCGTCGGTGTTGCACAGATGGGCGAATGAGGTCTTACGCTCTGCGGGAGCCTCCCTTCCGGCAGCAGAGGCAACGGCAACCGCGCTGGTTGACGCCAACCTACGCGGCCTGGATACGCACGGTCTAGTCCTGCTCAGGTTGTATCTGCCCCGGCTGAGAAGCGGGGCAATCGATGGGCAGGCGAAACCCGAGATCATCGAGAACCTTCCGGGTGCGTTGGTAGTCAACGCTCGAAACGCACTCGGACCATACGCGGCCACGATCGCAACCGACCTTTGCTGTGAGAAGGCAGAGAGCAGCGGTGCCGCCGTCGTCCTGGTTCGACGATCGAACCACTTCGGCGCCGCGTCCGTGTATTCGGAGCAGGCCGTTCGTCGAGGCTGCGCGGCCATCGTGTTCTCGAACAGCGACCCCGGTCTGGCGCCACGGGGAGCTCTAGGCCCGATTCTCGGTACCAATCCATTGGCGATCGCCGTCCCGGCGGGCCCTGAAGATGTCGCCCCCTCACTCGATATCGCCACGAGTGTGGTCGCGCTCGGTCGGGTTCGAGCCGCTGGCAGAGCAGGAAACCGCCTCCCGCTGGGATGGGCGATAGGACCCGATGGAGAGCCGACCGATGATCCCGAACGCGCTCTTGCCGGCAGTCTGCTGCCCTTCGCAGAACACAAGGGATTCGGGCTTGCCTTCATGATCGACACGTTGGCCGGATGTTTAGCAGGGGCACGAACAAGCCCATCGATAAGTGCCGATCCATCCGGCCGGGAGCCCCAGCATCTTGGTCAGTTCATCCTGGCGATCAGCGTCGGGGCAGTGGCAAGCACGGCGGGTTTCGTTTCTCGTGTCGAGGAACTGACGGATACGGTGCATACAGCGGCGAGAGCGGAGAACGTGTCGCCGTTTCTGGTCCCCGGAGAACGTGAGGCACGGGTGGCCTCCCGGCGTCGCATGGAAATCCCGATCGCATCTGGCGACCTCGCCCTGCTCGAGGCCCTCGGGCGTGAGTTCAACGTGGCCTTCCCCGGTTGCTAG
- a CDS encoding acetamidase/formamidase family protein, which translates to MAEHVIRLGPLIYEISRLREPVVTIDPGDSVVVETEDAFSGQVRVPGDVRDRVALPLSDPVAGPIAVNGAEPGDSLRVRIVDIEPLIGQCATYVLPAPPVVTSLPSPIPDMTRICQIVDGVIRWSKDLTIPYRPMIGLIACAPAMGAPTTVQAGDYGGNMDIREVAPGATVMLPVFVPGGFLYLGDCHAAQGAGEVSGIALEMPARSRIVIDLEKAIELRWPRIETDRELMAIACGRPLDEAVGLAFSRLAVWLEKSYGWVSWEALSLLSQVGEVSVGYYWGGGVAAKVSKSFVQGT; encoded by the coding sequence GTGGCCGAGCACGTCATACGCCTGGGCCCGCTGATCTATGAGATAAGCCGACTCCGGGAGCCTGTCGTGACTATCGATCCGGGGGACAGCGTGGTGGTGGAGACCGAAGACGCGTTCTCCGGGCAGGTTCGGGTACCCGGCGACGTCCGGGACCGTGTGGCGTTGCCGCTCAGTGATCCCGTGGCCGGGCCGATCGCTGTGAACGGGGCTGAACCGGGGGACTCGCTACGCGTGCGGATCGTCGATATCGAGCCGCTTATCGGCCAGTGCGCTACTTATGTACTTCCCGCTCCGCCTGTTGTGACCTCACTCCCGTCGCCAATCCCGGATATGACGCGAATCTGCCAGATCGTGGATGGCGTGATCCGCTGGAGCAAGGACTTGACCATCCCGTACCGCCCGATGATCGGACTGATCGCCTGTGCTCCGGCGATGGGGGCCCCGACGACAGTTCAAGCAGGCGACTACGGGGGCAACATGGACATCCGCGAGGTAGCACCGGGGGCGACCGTCATGCTGCCTGTGTTCGTTCCCGGTGGATTCCTATACCTGGGGGATTGTCACGCCGCACAGGGTGCCGGCGAGGTGAGCGGTATCGCACTGGAGATGCCCGCACGAAGCCGGATCGTCATCGATCTGGAGAAGGCCATCGAACTGCGGTGGCCGCGGATCGAGACGGATCGCGAGTTGATGGCTATAGCATGTGGGAGACCGCTCGATGAAGCGGTGGGCCTAGCGTTCAGCCGGCTCGCCGTGTGGCTGGAGAAAAGCTACGGCTGGGTGAGCTGGGAGGCATTGAGCCTGCTCTCCCAGGTGGGCGAGGTCAGCGTCGGCTACTACTGGGGAGGAGGTGTCGCCGCGAAGGTTTCCAAGTCGTTTGTTCAAGGAACCTAG
- a CDS encoding hydantoinase B/oxoprolinase family protein — protein MTERVDTVTMTVVSNYLRNVCQEMGVAMMRTSFSTIFNEGLDFSCVVFDAEGRAIGTGEFCPAQIGAINFVVSSCIEELGIVAFSEGDVVIHNDPYRGGCHIPEHMVMKPVFFKGELVAFAATIAHMAEVGGKAPGGFAADAMDVYQEGLRLPPVKLMERGERNEDVWKLILMNHRTPRSTWGDLHAMVGALNVGEQRLQSLFERYGTERIASINDALFDYSERRMREEIGAIPDGEYLWEDVVEDDGVVPDKPYWIRVRAFVDGSDIIFDFRESDDQAQGPCNMTFGSTMSAAYNAMLQVTDPTIPKNAGCYRPIHVLTRPGSIVNVQPPGPSVGGNSEIHPRVVDLILAALAPAIPDRVAASSGGNSCSFLFGGWHPKTGEYFTNYHIEGIGWGGTAVGNGNNSQNVINGNCRNTPIEIFETRFPIRIGWLRLIPDSGGAGQTRGGLACERMFEVLSPELTVAEFTDRMTTQAWGLFGGSPGSSTATFMRLRGTDEWATVQDLFGTVSNSKYSGIKLKEGDCVLLRTAGGGGYGPPMSRSPALVEADVADGFVTPEAALRYYGVRIAPDHQSVPAP, from the coding sequence ATGACCGAACGAGTGGACACGGTGACCATGACGGTCGTGAGCAACTATCTCCGCAACGTCTGTCAAGAGATGGGCGTAGCCATGATGAGAACCTCTTTCTCCACGATCTTCAATGAAGGACTCGACTTTTCCTGCGTCGTCTTCGATGCCGAGGGGCGAGCAATAGGAACCGGGGAGTTCTGCCCGGCACAGATCGGCGCCATCAACTTCGTCGTGTCCAGTTGCATCGAAGAATTGGGCATCGTGGCCTTCAGCGAGGGAGACGTGGTGATCCACAACGATCCCTATCGTGGGGGCTGCCACATACCTGAGCACATGGTGATGAAGCCTGTCTTCTTCAAAGGCGAACTCGTCGCATTTGCAGCGACCATCGCGCACATGGCCGAAGTCGGCGGGAAAGCACCTGGAGGGTTCGCAGCCGATGCAATGGACGTGTACCAGGAAGGCCTACGGCTGCCGCCCGTCAAGTTGATGGAGCGCGGCGAGCGGAATGAGGACGTGTGGAAGCTGATCCTCATGAACCACCGGACGCCGCGGAGCACGTGGGGCGATCTGCATGCGATGGTCGGTGCTCTGAATGTCGGTGAGCAACGACTCCAGTCCCTATTCGAGCGCTACGGAACCGAGCGTATCGCCTCGATCAATGATGCTCTGTTCGATTATTCGGAAAGGCGGATGCGAGAGGAGATCGGGGCGATTCCCGACGGCGAGTATCTGTGGGAAGACGTGGTTGAGGACGACGGCGTGGTGCCGGACAAGCCCTATTGGATCCGTGTCAGGGCCTTCGTCGACGGAAGCGACATCATCTTCGACTTTCGAGAGAGCGACGATCAGGCTCAGGGACCGTGCAACATGACCTTCGGTTCCACGATGTCAGCAGCCTACAACGCGATGCTCCAAGTGACCGATCCCACGATTCCCAAGAACGCCGGCTGCTACCGGCCGATCCACGTCCTCACCCGTCCCGGCAGCATCGTCAACGTCCAGCCTCCGGGGCCGTCGGTCGGTGGCAACTCCGAGATACATCCCCGCGTGGTCGATCTGATCCTCGCGGCTCTGGCGCCCGCTATACCTGACCGCGTGGCGGCGAGTTCCGGCGGCAACAGCTGTAGCTTCCTCTTCGGCGGCTGGCATCCCAAGACGGGCGAGTACTTCACCAACTACCACATCGAAGGGATCGGCTGGGGTGGGACCGCAGTGGGAAACGGCAACAACTCGCAGAACGTGATCAACGGCAATTGCCGCAACACACCGATCGAGATCTTCGAGACACGGTTTCCAATTCGAATTGGATGGCTCCGGCTCATCCCTGACTCCGGAGGCGCCGGCCAGACGCGGGGCGGCCTCGCGTGTGAGCGCATGTTCGAGGTTCTATCCCCCGAACTGACCGTAGCCGAATTCACCGATCGGATGACGACGCAGGCATGGGGTCTCTTTGGAGGATCACCCGGCTCGAGCACCGCCACCTTCATGCGACTGCGCGGAACTGATGAGTGGGCAACGGTGCAAGACCTGTTCGGTACGGTCTCGAACAGCAAGTACTCCGGAATCAAGCTCAAGGAAGGTGATTGCGTCTTGCTGCGGACTGCGGGTGGGGGAGGATACGGTCCGCCGATGAGTCGAAGTCCCGCGCTTGTCGAAGCGGACGTTGCCGACGGATTCGTAACTCCTGAGGCGGCCCTCCGTTACTACGGCGTCCGGATTGCCCCCGATCACCAGTCGGTACCAGCACCGTGA
- a CDS encoding hydantoinase/oxoprolinase family protein — translation MLSPSSTESATSRRFTGVDSGGTFTDMVAIDIGSGTIQVAKVPSTPSRPVVAVAESLERLESRRIARLVHGTTVATNAVLQRSGARLCLLTTEGFEDIAYIQRINRPRAYDLLWQKPDPLVAKRRCYGVRERIGSEGEVVLPLAEETVSSVVARMEDLVSAGEIDAIAICLLFSYANDAHEQLLGRRLRRALPDTPVSISSEVSPVWREYERTSTVLTDAYIKPLMSRYFDDLATETSRFLDGSPLTILKSNGGTGDVSTVAPKPVTTILSGLAGGVVGGAYFAAAESEPLAITFDMGGTSTDIGLVSDGQVGHINEYEVEWGLPVVTPVVDVHTIGAGGGSIAAVDTGGLLQVGPRSAGARPGPACYGLGGSKPTVTDANLVLGRLNPNYFLGGKVELEPQAAFDTVAELAGRLQVSTVEAATAVVAVADENMANAIRLVTIERGVDPRDFALIAFGGAGPLHACGVADAVGIRRIVVPPNPGLCSAFGAAIARLRTDRVWSIGKRLDDISETVLRADLEESVVDVTNQLYRDGATGSERVSLFGSCRYYLQNHEHEIHLGADLAPGFLARLRVEFDRAHEAAYGYSFPSDPVELVHCRVTALEPYDAALGIDFAYQDGSGSHGSRSERAITFGGSTELGVPVYGRASVTEVVGPAVIDEPDSTILVSPGWAARLTGRGSILMERG, via the coding sequence TTGCAAAGGTCCCCTCGACTCCGTCGAGGCCGGTCGTCGCCGTGGCCGAGTCCCTCGAACGTCTCGAGTCACGTCGAATCGCCCGCCTTGTCCACGGCACCACCGTCGCCACCAACGCAGTTCTGCAGCGCAGCGGCGCACGGCTATGTCTCCTGACGACCGAAGGCTTCGAAGACATCGCCTACATACAACGTATCAACAGACCTCGCGCATACGACTTGCTGTGGCAGAAGCCCGATCCGCTCGTCGCGAAGCGTCGATGTTACGGAGTTCGCGAGCGTATCGGATCCGAGGGCGAAGTCGTGCTACCGCTCGCAGAGGAGACCGTGTCGTCGGTGGTCGCACGCATGGAAGACCTGGTGTCGGCCGGCGAGATCGACGCGATAGCCATCTGCCTTCTCTTCAGCTACGCGAACGATGCACACGAGCAACTTCTGGGCCGTCGCCTTCGTCGAGCCCTTCCCGACACACCGGTCTCCATCTCGAGCGAGGTGAGCCCCGTGTGGAGAGAGTACGAGCGGACGAGCACGGTTCTCACCGACGCATACATCAAGCCGCTGATGTCTCGCTACTTCGACGATCTGGCCACCGAGACGAGCCGGTTTCTGGATGGCTCGCCGCTCACCATCCTCAAGTCGAACGGTGGCACCGGCGACGTCTCCACCGTTGCGCCGAAGCCGGTAACAACGATCCTCTCGGGTCTCGCCGGTGGAGTGGTCGGGGGAGCGTATTTTGCCGCGGCCGAGAGTGAGCCACTCGCGATCACGTTCGACATGGGTGGCACGAGTACGGATATCGGGCTCGTAAGCGATGGTCAAGTGGGGCACATAAACGAATACGAAGTCGAGTGGGGTCTGCCGGTGGTCACTCCCGTCGTCGATGTGCACACGATCGGTGCAGGTGGCGGATCGATAGCGGCGGTAGACACCGGCGGCCTTCTCCAGGTCGGCCCTCGCAGCGCGGGAGCAAGGCCGGGTCCGGCATGCTATGGGCTTGGCGGATCGAAGCCCACCGTAACCGATGCAAACCTGGTCCTGGGCCGGCTGAATCCGAACTACTTCCTCGGCGGTAAGGTCGAGCTCGAACCGCAAGCGGCTTTCGATACGGTCGCAGAACTTGCTGGGCGGCTGCAAGTCTCGACCGTCGAGGCTGCCACCGCCGTGGTGGCCGTTGCCGACGAGAATATGGCGAACGCCATTCGCCTCGTCACGATCGAGCGCGGCGTCGACCCTCGGGACTTCGCGCTCATAGCGTTCGGGGGCGCCGGGCCCCTTCATGCGTGTGGAGTAGCCGATGCGGTCGGAATCCGGCGGATAGTGGTTCCGCCCAATCCAGGTCTCTGCTCCGCGTTCGGCGCCGCGATCGCACGCTTGCGCACCGATCGGGTCTGGAGCATCGGCAAGCGACTCGACGACATCAGCGAAACGGTTCTGCGGGCTGACTTGGAGGAGTCTGTGGTCGATGTCACCAACCAGTTGTACAGGGATGGCGCAACGGGCTCGGAGCGGGTGTCACTGTTCGGATCGTGCCGCTACTACCTTCAGAACCACGAGCATGAGATACATCTCGGCGCCGACTTGGCACCCGGGTTTCTGGCGCGGCTGCGGGTTGAGTTCGACCGGGCACATGAAGCAGCCTACGGCTATTCGTTTCCATCCGATCCGGTCGAGTTGGTTCATTGCCGGGTTACCGCTCTGGAACCCTACGATGCAGCGCTGGGTATCGACTTCGCCTATCAAGATGGCTCCGGCTCGCACGGTTCGAGGTCCGAGCGAGCCATCACTTTCGGAGGGAGTACGGAGTTGGGGGTTCCGGTCTATGGGCGCGCGAGTGTCACCGAAGTCGTGGGGCCGGCTGTCATCGACGAGCCGGACTCGACAATCCTTGTGAGTCCAGGCTGGGCGGCGCGTCTGACGGGGCGCGGCAGCATCCTCATGGAAAGGGGGTAA